The Pogona vitticeps strain Pit_001003342236 chromosome 3, PviZW2.1, whole genome shotgun sequence genome includes a window with the following:
- the LOC110083393 gene encoding tubulin alpha-3 chain isoform X1 — MRECISIHVGQAGVQIGNACWELYCLEHGIQPDGQMPSDKTIGGGDDSFNTFFSETGAGKHVPRAVFVDLEPTVVDEVRTGTYRQLFHPEQLITGKEDAANNYARGHYTIGKEIVDLVLDRIRKLADLCTGLQGFLIFHSFGGGTGSGFASLLMERLSVDYGKKSKLEFAIYPAPQVSTAVVEPYNSILTTHTTLEHSDCAFMVDNEAIYDICRRNLDIERPTYTNLNRLIGQIVSSITASLRFDGALNVDLTEFQTNLVPYPRIHFPLATYAPVISAEKAYHEQLSVAEITNACFEPANQMVKCDPRHGKYMACCMLYRGDVVPKDVNAAIATIKTKRTIQFVDWCPTGFKVGINYQPPTVVPGGDLAKVQRAVCMLSNTTAIAEAWARLDHKFDLMYAKRAFVHWYVGEGMEEGEFSEAREDLAALEKDYEEVGVDSVEAEAEEGEEY, encoded by the exons ATG cgAGAGTGTATCTCTATCCACGTGGGACAGGCTGGTGTTCAGATTGGTAATGCTTGCTGGGAACTGTACTGTCTTGAACATGGAATACAACCTGATGGTCAGATGCCCAGTGACAAAACCATAGGAGGTGGTGATGATTCATTTAACACATTTTTTAGTGAAACAGGAGCTGGCAAACATGTGCCAAGAGCTGTTTTTGTGGACCTTGAGCCAACTGTAGTTG ATGAAGTGCGTACAGGCACTTACAGGCAGTTATTTCATCCTGAACAACTCATTACTGGGAAAGAAGATGCTGCAAACAATTATGCCAGAGGTCATTATACCATAGGAAAAGAGATTGTTGATCTAGTGCTGGATCGCATTCGCAAGTTG GCTGATCTTTGTACTGGTCTGCAAGGTTTCCTCATTTTTCATAGTTTTGGAGGAGGTACTGGCTCTGGGTTTGCCTCTCTGCTCATGGAAAGACTCTCAGTTGACTATGGCAAAAAGTCTAAACTGGAGTTCGCAATTTACCCAGCTCCACAAGTATCTACTGCGGTAGTAGAGCCTTACAATTCTATCCTTACTACACACACAACATTGGAGCATTCTGACTGTGCGTTTATGGTTGATAATGAAGCTATTTATGATATATGCCGACGCAATCTTGACATTGAACGTCCAACTTACACCAATCTAAATCGTCTGATTGGACAAATTGTTTCGTCCATCACAGCTTCACTCCGTTTTGATGGAGCCCTTAATGTAGATCTGACTGAATTTCAGACAAATCTTGTCCCATATCCACGAATTCATTTTCCCCTGGCAACATATGCACCTGTCATTTCAGCTGAAAAGGCATACCATGAGCAGTTGTCTGTTGCTGAAATTACTAATGCTTGTTTTGAGCCAGCCAATCAAATGGTAAAATGTGATCCTCGCCATGGTAAATATATGGCCTGCTGTATGCTGTATAGAGGTGATGTTGTCCCAAAAGATGTCAATGCAGCTATTGCAACTATCAAGACAAAGCGTACCATTCAGTTTGTGGATTGGTGTCCAACTGGATTCAAG GTGGGTATTAACTACCAGCCACCCACTGTAGTGCCAGGAGGGGATCTGGCTAAAGTGCAACGTGCTGTGTGTATGCTGAGTAATACAACTGCAATTGCAGAAGCTTGGGCTCGTCTTGACCATAAATTTGATTTGATGTATGCTAAGCGAGCTTTTGTGCATTGGTATGTTGGAGAAGGAATGGAAGAAGGAGAATTTTCAGAAGCTCGTGAGGATTTGGCTGCCCTTGAGAAAGATTATGAAGAAGTTGGTGTTGATTCTGTGGAAGCTGAggctgaagaaggagaagaatattaa
- the LOC110083393 gene encoding tubulin alpha-3 chain isoform X2, producing the protein MPSDKTIGGGDDSFNTFFSETGAGKHVPRAVFVDLEPTVVDEVRTGTYRQLFHPEQLITGKEDAANNYARGHYTIGKEIVDLVLDRIRKLADLCTGLQGFLIFHSFGGGTGSGFASLLMERLSVDYGKKSKLEFAIYPAPQVSTAVVEPYNSILTTHTTLEHSDCAFMVDNEAIYDICRRNLDIERPTYTNLNRLIGQIVSSITASLRFDGALNVDLTEFQTNLVPYPRIHFPLATYAPVISAEKAYHEQLSVAEITNACFEPANQMVKCDPRHGKYMACCMLYRGDVVPKDVNAAIATIKTKRTIQFVDWCPTGFKVGINYQPPTVVPGGDLAKVQRAVCMLSNTTAIAEAWARLDHKFDLMYAKRAFVHWYVGEGMEEGEFSEAREDLAALEKDYEEVGVDSVEAEAEEGEEY; encoded by the exons ATGCCCAGTGACAAAACCATAGGAGGTGGTGATGATTCATTTAACACATTTTTTAGTGAAACAGGAGCTGGCAAACATGTGCCAAGAGCTGTTTTTGTGGACCTTGAGCCAACTGTAGTTG ATGAAGTGCGTACAGGCACTTACAGGCAGTTATTTCATCCTGAACAACTCATTACTGGGAAAGAAGATGCTGCAAACAATTATGCCAGAGGTCATTATACCATAGGAAAAGAGATTGTTGATCTAGTGCTGGATCGCATTCGCAAGTTG GCTGATCTTTGTACTGGTCTGCAAGGTTTCCTCATTTTTCATAGTTTTGGAGGAGGTACTGGCTCTGGGTTTGCCTCTCTGCTCATGGAAAGACTCTCAGTTGACTATGGCAAAAAGTCTAAACTGGAGTTCGCAATTTACCCAGCTCCACAAGTATCTACTGCGGTAGTAGAGCCTTACAATTCTATCCTTACTACACACACAACATTGGAGCATTCTGACTGTGCGTTTATGGTTGATAATGAAGCTATTTATGATATATGCCGACGCAATCTTGACATTGAACGTCCAACTTACACCAATCTAAATCGTCTGATTGGACAAATTGTTTCGTCCATCACAGCTTCACTCCGTTTTGATGGAGCCCTTAATGTAGATCTGACTGAATTTCAGACAAATCTTGTCCCATATCCACGAATTCATTTTCCCCTGGCAACATATGCACCTGTCATTTCAGCTGAAAAGGCATACCATGAGCAGTTGTCTGTTGCTGAAATTACTAATGCTTGTTTTGAGCCAGCCAATCAAATGGTAAAATGTGATCCTCGCCATGGTAAATATATGGCCTGCTGTATGCTGTATAGAGGTGATGTTGTCCCAAAAGATGTCAATGCAGCTATTGCAACTATCAAGACAAAGCGTACCATTCAGTTTGTGGATTGGTGTCCAACTGGATTCAAG GTGGGTATTAACTACCAGCCACCCACTGTAGTGCCAGGAGGGGATCTGGCTAAAGTGCAACGTGCTGTGTGTATGCTGAGTAATACAACTGCAATTGCAGAAGCTTGGGCTCGTCTTGACCATAAATTTGATTTGATGTATGCTAAGCGAGCTTTTGTGCATTGGTATGTTGGAGAAGGAATGGAAGAAGGAGAATTTTCAGAAGCTCGTGAGGATTTGGCTGCCCTTGAGAAAGATTATGAAGAAGTTGGTGTTGATTCTGTGGAAGCTGAggctgaagaaggagaagaatattaa